acctgtcttgaTCCTCATGTCATATTCAATTAGAGCATAGTCCATCATGTCTATTCCTCGGTTAGGGCCTTCCATGTTGATGAGCGAACCCtacaaaattattatatttagtTGCTCTTCTTATAAAAGTAAGAAATATCTAAAGGTGGATGCTTCCTTATGTTGTTTCACTTGTAACAGCATTTACTTGAAAGGTCCTTAAAGTTGGAGcgtggtgtcacttaggtccacgatcTTGTAAAATCAACATTAAGATCCATGAACTTGTTTAAGTGAATCATTGCAGTCCAAAAACACGTCTGACCGGGTTGACCGTCCTACGTGGCAGTCTAGCGTGGCTACATGTTTGCAATTAGGCCCCTCCACGCCCGATCCACAGCCTTCATGGTGTTGGAGACGCGGTTCTTGCCGATGAGCGACATGACGGCCTCCCGCGCCTTGGTGAGCACCTGCGTGAGCGCCTCCCGACCTTCGCCATCATGTTGCCCGGCGCCGTTGCCGCCTTCGGTGGGTGTTTgttgcagcagcagcggcggagggGGGACAGGGGCAGATGCACTGGGGAAGGAGAAGCAACACAAGCCGGTGCTCAAGAacaccatcgccggcggcgaccacagCGGGAACAATGACGGCGGAGGTGGCAGGGAGAAACAGCGGCGACCGCGCTGGCGTGAgcaacaacagcaacagcagcgaGGAGGATGAACGCGATGTGGCGGCGCAGAGGATGGGTGATGTGGACTAGCGCAGGTACCAAGAGGACATCGAGGACAAAACCATCGCCATGGATTCCGATCCTGAGGTTCATATCGCGCCGAGTAAGCTCTTGCTCCGTTGATCTCTAGCTTTGCATGTGCCGCCGCTGACGGTGTtagatttgaaacttttttgGTTGTTTGCGTGTGCCGCCGCTGACGGTGTCAGGTTTGACATGGCAAGGACCCTAGCGGTGCAGGAGATGGAGCagtggagggcgacggcgcaacGTGTCAAGGTGTCGGCTCGGTGACCTCGGCGGCCCCGTCTTGGACGTCTCGGCGGCACCACACTCCACGATGCGTGTGCTGCGGGAAGGCGAGGACATCGGCACGACGCCTGTCGTCGACTCTTTCGAGTGGAAGGATGCGGCCACGTACACAATGCCTGAAGGCAGCGCTGCCGCCTGTCGTGTCCGGCGTGACGTACACCGACAAGATCAAGTTGGCAGCGACATGCACCACGGAGAGTACAGCAAGAAGCTAGCCACCACAATGTACGAGAAGGTCGCCGGAGTCGGGACCGTCGTGGACTCGTGGCTGGCAAGGTGCAGCAAGTGACGCAGTCCGCTGGCACCGTGATCTCAGGCATCAGCGGCACCTCATAGTCACAGGGTACCGCGCAGGACTCGGACGCCTCCACCACCCTTGCCTCCGGCGAGCCAGCGACCGGGCAGCAACAGGACAAGGGGGCGACGGTCACCGGCTAAATCGCCGACATGCTCCGTCGGGGCGATGAGGACCGCGTGCTCAGCGAGGCGATCTTCGGCATAGTGCAGTGGCGGAAGGAGGTCGTGGCACAGCgcgtgccggcggtggcggcagcggtgcCGGGCGAAACGATGATGAAGATCCGGGAGGCACTCGCATAGGTGCTCGCTAAGGTGCGGGAGGCCGTTACGTCGGTCATCGGCAAGAACCACATCTCCGACACCGTGAAGGCCGTGGATCGGGCGTGGAGGGCCTAATTGCAAATATGGAGCCAcgctggactgccacgtaggacGGTCAACCCAGTCAGACGTGTTTTGTACTGCTATGATTCACTTAAACAAGTTCATGGACCTTAATATCGATTTTACAAGATcatggacctaagtgacaccacgctccaactttaaggaccggtggtgtattttactctttttACAACTACCAAGATCTTCATCATGtatcaaacaaaagaaaaaaaaattatgtagggTACTAAGCAACAACAAAGTGTCCAAAACTATTTAACATGATTTTTCTTTGGAATACATGTGTTCCTTAGTTTCATAATTTAAACCTGTTCTCATAGTAAATCATCATTTCATAATATAGAGTACACTCCCTATGTAAGGTGCGTTTTGGAAGGAGAAATTCTTGAAAAGTAGAATTTTGACCTTTAATTTCTCTATCAATATATCACCAATTGCAATAAAATTAACATCTTAAAAGTAATTCGAGTACCAATAATTTGACGATTTTTGCCAAAACTCATGAAGTATGAATTTTCCAAATCAAAATACACAATGATATTTCTAGATAAGTCGGATGTGTACCTGCTCCACAATGATGGGATCATCCCTGCTACAGTTGACAATATAATTAAGCAACGGATCTAGATCATCCCGCACAGCTATGTATCCATACAACTCTACTGAACCACCATCCAGTGTAATTTTAGCCAACTCCAATGATAAAATTTGCAGCATGTTGCAATGAACATGTGACATGCAAGTTCCATTACTGCGAATGACACAATTTGTGGGATTCGAAAACCTCATTGCCTCCAACCGAGCTTCAAAAAAAGTAAAGTCATAATGTAAGTTTGTGACCGGAAATTAATACAGTGAACAAACACTTGACATTTGAAAAGTACATGTGATATTTGATGATTATATGGCcttattggatttttttttccttttcatctACAAAGTAGAAACAACCTATGTTCTTTTTACTAGGAGAGCAACATCTATCCTAGTATCaactacaagaaaaaaaaaactcaagggCAGACTACCTCTTCAGAAAGCCAGGTATATTCTTTCCTGTACCAGCCTTTTACCTCTACAGAAAACCACGTGTTTTGGGAAGTGGTCTATATTTTGGAAACTGGCAACCCGCTCCTCATATTAAACAGGGGCATTTGAATGTTTGGTTGGCCCCTTGAACACCTAGTAGTCCTTTAGGTTATATATAGTATGTGAACTGCCTGAGTACTTTCTATTATTGCTTGTTGTTGCTCCCTGCATGCTTGGAAAACTTGTACTATTACTGACAGTTTGTGGCTGCATGTATGGAGAATTTAAACCTAATGGCAATTACAACAGTGTGGATGCGATATTTAGATTATTATTTGCACTTATAGTTGTCATTTTCTTGTGTATTCTGCTATTGAAATACATGCTCAAAGGCTGTGTGATCACCGTGTTGCAAAGTTCAGGGATAAAGTACTTTGGACATTTATGTAATTAAATGGCATGGAATAAGGTCCTAGTCCATGTCATCAGAACTCTGCATGCAACCTCAGTCCCTCCCATCAGGCTGTGGCGCAGATTGCTATGTATGCAAATGGTGCTAAGCTGAAGGGCCAGTAAAAGTAAAGTACAAGGCTTGGGGTGGAAGTGTTACTCTCATCCACGTTTAAGGACCTCCAGTACAATTATCTCATAGCTGAAAAGAGTGTAAGGCGGGTAAAATTATGGCAGTGCTGCATAGCACCACATATACAATGATCTCTAGGATcgcaataaaatatttatagatATGGAAAGAGATTCGTTATGTTCAAGGAAACAAATTAtctctaataaaaaataatatagcaAATAAAGATAGAGAAAAGATAGCTTACTCTCATTACGGTCTGCAATATGAAACTCCCTTTTCCACGGTGTGTCCATGATGTCCCTATATATAGAGCCATCACGGTGTCTACTTTTTGGAAGTATGTTGTTCACAGTATATTCTTCAGGATCAAGAACTTCGTCCTCCTCAACATGTTCCTCCGTTTCACTCCTTCGATCATCCTCATCACAGCCATCCTGCTTCGCACTTTGCCCCAGTACATCGTATTTGATGTATGAAACCTCTGAGGACGCCGCATCTCTATTACTTTTCTCATCTCCAGCTCTAGCCTCCAAGATTGTGCCCCTGGTGTCAATGGTTTTCATACCTTGAGTGATCGCAGTATGCTTCTTTTCCTGGGATGGAAGTCGCCTGTATGACTCGTCGCCTTTTACTCGACTGATGGTGGTCATGTTCCGAGGTTCCCAAGGAAATCTATCATTAATTAAGAGAATGAAAAACCAATatcaacaactaaaataaatAAGACGGTACCATCAGTCAGGATTGAGATCATCTAACCCTGAAATCGATAATcgatttctaaattttttttctcgatctcctttgtctttgtttcgaattagtttaaagaaacttaTTTTCCACAACTACCTTCAAACAAAtgaaaacaaaacccaaagttttttttttttgcgaggaaaacaaaacccaaagttGATCGCAGATCCAAAAACTGTGGCAAAAGACGCAAACTTTAGCATCagaacaaggaaaaaaaacacatgcCCAAAAAATCTGTCTATGAAAATCATGCCAAAACTGTAGTAATAACCAAGTAAAGGCGCAGACTTTAGCATCGATCAGCACAAGAAAACACACCGGGAAACACGACGGACGACAGGTCCTCCTCGAGCAAGCAATGGTGACCACCAGCACCAGCTAGCCGCTGCAGATGCcatgagagagggagaagagatgAGGCGGTGCATCGGGGCAGGAGATCGGGCGGCGGCGTTAGAGCGTCGGAGCAGACGCGGAAAGCGGCGGAGAATTCGCatctgggcggcggcgggggttaGGGGGAATAGCCGTGCTGTGGCTGCGTGGGGGATTTCTGTCATCATCAGAAACGGGCATCATGTGGATGGACATAATTGGAGAAATTTCATTATTTGACATCCAATTCGCAGGCCTTTCAGGGCAAGCCACTCAATACACATTCCTTTCAGATTTTGTCACTGCGATAGCGAATTCCTTTATTCCGTGCCACTCCGTCGCCGATCCGTCCGTCCGTCCCCAACGCCAGCTTTTCCGTCGTCTTCTCCACCTCGTCACGctcgtcaccggcgccggcgtgggCTGCGCTCTAGAGGGGCTCGAGCTCAGATTCCGGTGTGGATGTCAGGAACCAGTCGTCTTGTAATCTCGCAAAGCAGCAGCCGATCGAAACGGGCGAGCCGAGACGCACGAGGCGGGGCCAGCCGCAGACGTCGCGGCCGCCCTCCACACCGCAGAATCGTTGGGCAACTCGGAGAAGAAATTTCCAGCGTCTTCCACCTCGACGTAGCCGGCGAGCGGCCACCTTCGCGAACCCGGGCCACATCGGGAACGAAGGCCATATCTAATCCCGCAGACGTGCGACCTCAGCACCAGGCAGAACTGCAGAGCTAATCTCTTCCATGCCATAATCAGCAAAAAATTGTTAATCTTCCCAAACAAATGCATTGAGAAAACTGACAGAGGAATCTACTGTTTTCATTGATAAACTACCAAGCGTGCTCCTCAGAAGTCAGAACGAAGAAGAAAGAAATCACATTACGCAACTAATTGATGGGAGAGAACGAAGAAACTAGGGAAGAAATTAGCGAGCTGCAATTAACACACAAGCTATATCTATGCACAATCAGTTGCTGCTGCTTCGCAAGATTAGACCCCGCGCCGTCTCGCGCCTCGTGtgttgatgtgatgttttgtgTGGGGGGTGAAATGTGCGTGCTCTGAACACGCAGGCtgacggcgccgccaccgccgcggggaagaggaagggcgccccggtggccgccgccgccgccgccacggcgccgccgaAGGCTAAGAAGCAGCAGGTCTGTGCCGCGCACATTCCGTTCCTTTGAATCTCCCTTGCTTGCTCGATCTCGTTTTGGTGCTGGATCTTGGAGCAATGGGAGGTCACTAGTGGTATTTTGCTTCGCAAGCGTCGAGTTTAGGATAGATTACAATCTGCCAATCTGGGCCTTGCTTAGGTACGAATACTGAAGCAatgtgctgttttttttttattattagataGGTGGGGGCAAAATCTGTATCCATATAAAATGTTCTTGGTATTTGGTGAGGAACAAGTATTtgatttcatttatttttagattgttACAGATTTGCCTGAATCTAATATTGATCACTTCGCTGTAAGATTTGTAGACTTTTCTAAGACCTGATGTCTGATGTAGCCCCCAAATATCAAACTTTGATGTCTGATATTTGTGGTAAGGGACAAATGTTTGGTTTCATTTATTTTTGGGTTGATACAGATTTACCCCCAACCTTATTGATCACTTTGCTGTAAAATTTGCAAACTTTAATATAGCCCCTAAATTCAACACTGATTTGATACATGGAAATCTCATTGTTTGGTGTAGGATTTTGGAACAAACCAGGCTTACGTGTACTATGGGCTACGAGAGGACAGATATGGGCTATGTGAGAGAGAGTTTGAATTCATGAAAGGGTCTGATTTGAGGCTATGTGAACGGGTAATCGGTGAGCTCCCACAGCCTCGATCGATGTCATTGGTGGATCTGCAGTGCTGGGTCATCAAGTTGCTTCGACTCCATCCAGAAATACAAGATCTTCAAATCAAAGGGTTCTTCTCAGAAGGCTTGCCCCTTGAGTTTCGTCCGGAGTGGTTTTATAAAGGTGACTGGGAGACACACCATATGCATAATGATGATTCATGGGCTTCCTATGTCAAGAAAGTAAAGAGAAGATATGGTATGTCAATGTTCGTGCTCTGTGTGGATTGCTCTGAAATCAAGCACTACAGAAGTTTGGTCAAAGCTGGGTATGGTGTTTACGCTCAAGTGGGGAAGGTTGCGGATCATGAATGCATGCCTACGGAGGTTTTGCCTGGGCAAAAAAGTCTGTCATCTAAATTTCCTGCTCAGTATCTCTCCTATCGCCTTAAGGATGAGCATAACATGTCAATGACAGCTGAAGAAATTGTACCTTTTATTGCTGACAGATATGGCGACAAGATCAGTCTCCCTGAGGCATGGAGGAtaaagatgaaggctttggagATTCTATTTGGTACCTTCTATGATTCATACAACTCTGTACCAAGGTTACTTAAGGACATAGGATATAAAAACTATGGCAATTATGTGAACATCAAGGACACAGAGGTTGTAGGCTGTAAAAGTTTCCGAGTCCTCGATCGTATATTTTGGTCACCTGCACCGTGCGTACTGGCCTTTACATACTGTCGTCCTGTGCTTTGCATCAAGGGCACTTCACTATGTGGGAAATACCAACCACTTCTGTTAACTGCTCTAGCATTAGATGCTAATGATAACTTGATTCCAGTAGCATTTGCCATCATTGAAGGTGAGAGCAAGGAGAGCTGGCTGTGGTTTCTTAGGAATGTGAAGCAATCAGTTGTGAAAGAGCGATCTGGTATCTGCATTATACATGACTACAAAAGGGAGTTGCTTGATGCTATAGAGGACCTCCAGAATAACCCTCAAGAACAAGAACCACACACATGGAGAGACATACAAAGCAGGTGGTGCATCGAACACCTTACTGAAAACTTATCTGCACATTTTGGTGGCAAGAAGTCGGCGGTGCTGTTCAATAAACTCTGTCAGCAGAGCCAACCAAGTAAGTTTACTGATATCTGGAAGGACCTAGATGATTTGACACTCAGGTATACGACTGAGAATGACTCTGTTGCTAGTGAGGAAATGGAACAGGAGTCAGTCGAGCATGATGAGGCAGAACTTGAATCACAAAGCCCATCCCACCAACTTGATTCAGCGGATGATGAGGAGGAAGTAAATCAGGGCGGTGACAGCAAGAGCAAGATTACAAGGTTTACTGAGTGGATCCGTCTGAAACCATTGGAGAAGTGGTCGCTGCTGCATGACACAGATGGAGCTAGGTATGGCATCATGGGCATTAATATAGCTGATATATATGAAGGTAATCATGTGTTGAAGGGGATAAAGTGCCTTCCTCTCAACGCAATAGTGGAGGTTACACACCAGCGCATGGCAGAATACTTCAAGGAAAGAAGTGCTGCAGCGAAGAAAGCAATTGGCAATCCTTCAATGAACTTTCCTGAATGTGTCCAGGATGCCATGAATGCCAAAATGCAAAAGGCGCAGATTCATAGTGTGACCTGCATGGAAATCAAGGAGAACAAATATTTTCCCGGGGAAGAGGTTCAAAAGTTTAAGGTTCAGTCAAATCAGAAGAAGGTTGTTGTTCAATTAACATCGGAGTATACCCGCATCAGTAGGGATCATGCACGCGAGCTCACGAAACGCGCTGAATGTTCCTGCAACAAGTCAAAGCTGCTTCATAAGCCCTGTTCTCATGTCATTGCCGTCTGTTGTCAGATTGGAGTTACCACTGCTGATTACATGTCCCCGTACTACACCCTGCCCTATCTGGATAACACTTGGAGTGGAAATTGTGATGTACCCAAATTCTCACCAGACTACAAAATCATCATGCCATTTGACAAACCAACTTGGATCCCTGACAAAAAGCTGGAGTGTGGTCTTTCTGTTTTTAGAACATCAGATCGCGTGCAGTCTGTCATGGATGAGGAAGAGCAACAGAGTAGCAGCACTTAGAGTAGATCAGTTTCAGACAATTCAGGGCAGCAAAAAGCACCTAGAAGAACCTAGTCAAGCTTGAACCTGTGTTATTGTCTGTTGGCTTAACCATGTTTTGCGTTAGACATTAAGTTATGGTATGCAAAACCTGTGTTTCTATTACTTTTGTAGTGCTTATGTGCTCCCTTGACAACTGATGTTTTCAGATCTTTTAAGGCAATATGGTTAGTGGTCTCATGGATATTTCAAACTGTGGGCATGATTATGTTCTAAATCAGGTTAGTTTTGCTATCCTATACTATACCCTTGCTCtcttttccagttggttacACTTTTGATATTTGAATAACTGTTATAGGATTACATTTTTTCATGCCCTGATATGCATGAATGGGTTGATGCCAAATTATGTCGAAAGGTATCATTTCTAGGATGATCATTATAATGAATGGCATGCATGCTCTCTGACAAATCACAtctcatgttttattttttataacaatTTCTGAAGTCTCTGCACCAGAACTTGTTAATTTTCTGCACAAGGCAGTCGTCTGTTTTCTCCGTTTTACTGCAACAGCAACAAAATGCAGCATCTACAGAAATTGCATGATGAGATATATAGATCTAAGAGAGTGAAAGCTCCTTAGCATTCCTGAAGCAACTTGTGCAATTTGGTTGCTGCAATGCAAAGTTGCAGTAACTTGTCTGAATCACGCCCTGGTGATGTCGGTGATGGTGATACGAAATCCGACGTTCCCGATGCATCCACGTGGTCAGCGTTTCACCGACACACGCTGCTATACTATTCCTTAATCATTTTCTGGTCTCTTCCTCTGTTGTTTCAGTCGTCTTCCTCGTGTTGCTCATGGGGAATATAGGAGTATTATCATATGATCTGaaattctgatttctgaacaCATATGCATCGCGATTTGAACTTGTCCTTCCATCTGTTTCTCTTTGGAAACAAATACGTCACGAATTTGCATGATAAGCTGTTGGATTAAACGATAAATAATTGCAAAGTCGCTGTATGCATGATCTTTCAGAATTCTTTCTCTGACTTAACCAATCATAATCAAGCAACTACTCTAAAGTTGTAACGGCAACGTTCGCTCGTCGAGTCCTCTGCTGTGCCCAGAggaataaagaaaaaaagaattgtcCATTAAGAAGCTGACCATTCAAAGAAAAACTTTCATGATTGGAACTCACTTGGGGCCATGAAGAACAGTTCATTGCGATTTGCAAAGGTGATTTGGTCATCCTTTCCTGGCACTCAAAACTtgaggaattaaaaaaaagaattaatcaaTCAGCTCGTTACAAAACAAACATGAAGAAGCAATTAACCCAATGTTCAGATCACTGCAGGCGTGTCGGTTGGATCGATCGCAACCGACACGATGATACATCGAGACACGACCATCAGATTAAACGAAAGGATTAATTACTGCAAGTGCTGAAGCTGTTCTTGCTTGTGTGTTTTGCACGTCGACTAACTAACGGCCTCTCACGCCATCGCCTACTAAGCTAGCGTGTATGCTTCCAACAACTATATACTTCGATCCCTCTGtccttaaatatttgacgccgttaacttttttaaacatgtttaatcgttcgtcttatttaaaaattaaataattattaattttttttctatcatttattCAATGTTAagtatacttttatgtatacatgcatacagttttatatattttacaaaagtttttcaaTAGGACGAACGATCaattatgtttaaaaaagtcaacagcgtcaaatatttagagagtaTTTCATTTGCAACCAACCACCGGCGAGTCGGCGACGAGTGGAATTATCATGGCCAtgcaggacgacgacgacgacgaccagcaCATGCACAGCATGTCTCgctggcgcgcggcgacggcggcggccgggagagAACGTGCGTGGTGACCCAAACCTTGACGCGCAGAACACAAGCTGTACACTACCACTTCTCTAATTCTTTAAGTACAAACCAACACGTAGCACCACCTACCTAAGCTTTAGCTTCCTCTCACATTCCACTcctcacatatatatatataccacatTGTTGTCATGGCACGGCTCCTACTCCAATCAATCACAACCAACGAATTAGAATCTAATCACCCTGTCCCATTAACCAAATTAACATCGATCGATCATTAGTACaaactaattaatcaatcaattaGTTAGAGATCAAGTTATTAGTGTCCAAGTATAGCTTAGGAAGGTAATGGGAAAGAGAGACACGCCGGCGAGGTCCTCCTAAGTTAGGACCTTGGACCGTCCCTCCTCCATCCTCACGGCTATACCAACTTTATCCTCGCCCCCTCCCCACcacccctctctcccctcccctctcaaacaccaccgccaccgccatggtcacgcccttcccctcctcctagCACCACCTCTCCCCTTCCCGCGCTACGCGGGACGAGGACCAGGGATGGCTCCCCccaccgccgtctccgcctccaccgccggcctgATCTGGTCCTTGTCGCCCTCGCTCTCGCTCGTCGTCACCACCTCGGTGGCGCTTCTGCTCGTGCTCGGCGGTGTGTCCGGGATCCGCGTCAACGTCATCCGGCTCCCGTCGGCGTCGCCGTTCCCGGCGTTCCGGGAGGCGCCGGCGTTCAGGAATGGCGACGGGTGCCCGCCGGCGagggggtcggcggcggcggagggggggcGGGTGGACGTGGCCATGACGCTCGACGCCAACTACCTGAGGGGCACCATGGCCGCCGTGTTCTCCATCCTGCAGCACACGGCGTGCCCGGAGAGCGTCGCGTTCCACTTCCTCGCCGCGCGCTCCGACCCGGACGccggcgacctcgccgccgccatccgcgcCACCTTCCCctacctcggcgccgccgtcagCGTCTACCGCTTCGACCCGTCGCGCGTCCGCGGCCGCATCTCCCGCTCGGTGCGCCGCGCGCTCGACCAGCCGCTCAACTACGCGCGCGTCTACCTCGCCGACACGCTCCCCGCCGGCGTGCGCCGCGTCCTCTACCTCGActccgacgtcgtcgtcgtcgacgacgtgcGGAAGCTCTGGTCGGTGGACCTCGCCGGGcacgtggtggcggcgccggagtacTGCCACGCCAACTTCACCAAGTACTTCACCGACGCGTTCTGGTCGGACGGCGAGCTCAGCGGCGCCGCGttccgacgcggccgccgccggccgccgtgctaCTTCAACACCGGCGTGATGGTGATGGACATGGGGCGGTGGCGCGACGGCGGGTACACGCGGCGGGTGGAGGAGTGGATGGCGGTGCAGAAGCGGAGGCGGATCTACCACCTCGGCTCGCTGCCGCCGTTCCTGCTGGTGCTCGCCGGCGACATCAAGGCGGTGGATCACCGGTGGAACCAGCACGGGCTCGGCGGCGACAACGCGGAGGGGAAATGCCGGAGCCTGCACCCGGGCCCGGTCAGCCTCCTCCATTGGAGTGGCAAGGGGAAGCCATGGCTGCGCCTCGACTCGCGGAAGCCCTGCGCCGTCGACTACCTCTGGGCGCCGTACGACCTCTACAAGGCCGCCGTACCCGCGCTCGAGgagtgagctagctagctagctcgccgccggcgagccgaggcggcggcgtgatTGCATTGCATGCATTCGAGGGCAGACAtacgagagaagaggagagagggagagggagaggaggtgtgtacacgtacgtacgcacgtgcgtgcgtgcatgcatgcatgcatgtgtccatACGTGCAAAACACAaaaggggcaaaaaaaaaaaaagttgtgacGTCATGCAAAACGGCACAAATAAGATTAATTAGGACTGGAAGTGGTGAAGAAATACATGCCAAGAGGATCAATGGAAGGAAGGCGCTCCGTCTCGTAGAAAAACTAATCCTAATTACGAATCTAAATACATATGTATCTAGGTTTATAACTAggattgacttttttttacagAGTAGTACATATGTGGATGCATGTGCcgatctctttttctttcttcctcttgTTTTGGGTTCCTTGAAAAATTTTCTACCGTTGAATTTGATTCATCATGGTGACGATGATGTACATAGGTGTTTTGATTGGAGTACGATGTGTAAAAAATTAGGGTGGTGAGATCAGAAGTGGGTGGTGCACTTTGCAAATGTGTATGTACTATATGCTTTGATGTTGATATATCATACAAGAACACACACATTCAGGGGGGCAAACATCGGTCCATAGCTTTATTTTCCGTTCATCCATTTGATCACATAAATTGATATAAAGAGTAAAATACATTATCGGTCCTTAAAGTTGAAGGTGGTGTCACTTCGATCCATGATGTTGTAAAATCAACATTAAGGTCCATGAACTTGTTTAAGTGAATCATTGCGGTCCAAAACAGACCAGGTTGACCGTCCTATATGGCTGTTCAGCGTGGCCGCATATTTGCTATTAGGCCCTTCCACTTTCGCACTACCGGTTTGGTTGGCAGAACAATCGGGGTGCGACAAATATGGGGGCAGCGGTGGGGACAAGGGGCATGTAAATACTATCCATCCTAGGTCGGATGCAACGCTGATGACTGGTGAGAAGGCAGGATCCAACGCCGGCGCCCGAGTGCAGCTCGGCATCCATCACTCTGGCGCCAAAGGAGCGTAATGGAGGCCGCGCCCATCTCTTCAGCTCAACAACGCCCAACGACTTGGTGGGCAGGCAAGCGGAATCCGCGGCATGAACTCACCGCCCATGGCCAAGCCTCCAAGCTTGCCGCTTCCCAATCTGTCGTCACCGGGAACAGGAGAGACCCTCGCGGATCTTGGGGCCCCACGCCCTCTCCGGAGCC
The window above is part of the Oryza sativa Japonica Group chromosome 7, ASM3414082v1 genome. Proteins encoded here:
- the LOC4344104 gene encoding uncharacterized protein; this encodes MRILRRFPRLLRRSNAAARSPAPMHRLISSPSLMASAAASWCWWSPLLARGGPVVRRVSRFPWEPRNMTTISRVKGDESYRRLPSQEKKHTAITQGMKTIDTRGTILEARAGDEKSNRDAASSEVSYIKYDVLGQSAKQDGCDEDDRRSETEEHVEEDEVLDPEEYTVNNILPKSRHRDGSIYRDIMDTPWKREFHIADRNETRLEAMRFSNPTNCVIRSNGTCMSHVHCNMLQILSLELAKITLDGGSVELYGYIAVRDDLDPLLNYIVNCSRDDPIIVEQGSLINMEGPNRGIDMMDYALIEYDMRIKTGEQEKDDLQLIDGASMIGSGGLWNRPETICIPGDYGAVDITLSRFNCSAEATVEILISEVQSSFNLLLGCLTSDLDKEIRLFDGVISESRDLKRSVVAVTRDSFIDLKFEVGAFPSSFDQHYVSFKEKIHGYDTQEIKTDFALISVKVTWSALLSGRVIPLFL
- the LOC4344105 gene encoding probable galacturonosyltransferase-like 4 codes for the protein MAPPTAVSASTAGLIWSLSPSLSLVVTTSVALLLVLGGVSGIRVNVIRLPSASPFPAFREAPAFRNGDGCPPARGSAAAEGGRVDVAMTLDANYLRGTMAAVFSILQHTACPESVAFHFLAARSDPDAGDLAAAIRATFPYLGAAVSVYRFDPSRVRGRISRSVRRALDQPLNYARVYLADTLPAGVRRVLYLDSDVVVVDDVRKLWSVDLAGHVVAAPEYCHANFTKYFTDAFWSDGELSGAAFRRGRRRPPCYFNTGVMVMDMGRWRDGGYTRRVEEWMAVQKRRRIYHLGSLPPFLLVLAGDIKAVDHRWNQHGLGGDNAEGKCRSLHPGPVSLLHWSGKGKPWLRLDSRKPCAVDYLWAPYDLYKAAVPALEE